Within the Epinephelus lanceolatus isolate andai-2023 chromosome 22, ASM4190304v1, whole genome shotgun sequence genome, the region ctttttatttgattacacgccactcagcaacagttactatactagatgtttatcagatagtgctgtcgcaaaatttaaggaaaagattacttcgtcgttaaattcaataccaataccttcagtaacaggtttcccgtgccgactttaacctctcccgaattgatagTCGATAGTGCCGTAGGCTCACtgcaaacaacacttgactctgtagctcctcttaaaaagaagttaacaaagcagagaaagttcgctccttggtataactctcaaacccgtaagttaaaacaaatatcgcgaaaatttgaaaggaactggcgattaaccaaactggaagaatctcgtttaatctggacagacagtctcaaaacttataagaggggcctccgcaatgccagagcaaactattactcagcattaatagaagacaataagaacaaccccaggtttcttttcagcactgtagccaggctgactgagagtcaaagctctattgagccttgtattcctttagcccttagcagtaatgattttatgagcttttttaatgacaaaattctaactattagaggcaaaattcatgacctcctgtcctcagatagtacctatctaacctcaaacacagctgtaagacctaatatatatttagattgcttctccccaatttctcttcaagaattgaccgcagtgatttcttcatctaaatcatcaacgtgtctcttagaccccatcccaactaggctacttaaggagagtttgttcacgttcataatgaatcatccttacgtactaaagtttgttttggggttccacaaggttctgtgctcggaccaatcctatttactctatatatgcttcctttaggtaacatcattagaaatcactctataaatttccattgttatgcggatgatacacagttgtttttatctatgaagccagaagaaagtaatcaattaactaaactccataactgccttaaagacataaaaacctggatgagcaccaatttcctgatgttaaattcagacaaaactgaagttattgttcttggccccaaacaactcagagactcttcatctgatgacatagtttctctagatggcattgctctggcctctagcactaccgtaagaaacctcggagtaatatttgatcaagatttgtcttttaattctcatttaaaacaaacctcatggactgcattttttcatctgcgtaatattgcgaaaattaggcctatcctgtcccgaaaagatgcagaaaaattggtccacgcttttgttacctcaaggctggattactgtaactctctattatcaggtagctctagtaagtccttaaaaactctccagctaattcagaatgcagcagcacgtgtactaacaggaactaagaaacgagatcatatttctcctgttttagcttctctgcactggctccctgtaaaatccagaattgaatttaaaatcctactgttaacttataaagctctaaatggtcaagctccgtcatatcttagagagctcatagtgccatattatcccaccagaacactgcgctctgagaacgcagggttactcgtggtccctaaagtctccaaaagcagatcaggagccagagccttcagctatcaggctcctctcctgtggaatcatcttcctgttacggtccgggaggcagacaccgtctccacatttaagactagacttaagactttcctctttgataaagcttatagttagggctggctcagacttgccctgtaccagcccctagttaggctgacttaggcctagtctgccggaggacccccctataatacaccgggcaccttctctccttctctctctctctctctctctctctctctctctctctctctctctcatattctattactgcatcttgctaactcggccattctggatgtcactaactcggcttcttctccggagcctttgtgctccactgtctctcagattaactcatatcacagcggtgcctggacagcgtgacgtgtgtggttgtgctgctgccgtggtcctgccagatgcctcctgctgctgctgccatcattagtcattagtcatacttctactgttattatacagtTAAAGTTGTAGCAAACACTACAGTAAAAGAAGCACTGCAACATATCCAAAAACTGCTCCCAGTCCAACGTTTAGACGAGTGGAGTGTCTTTAAATCTGCAGATAGAAATAAATCAGAGTCAGTAAATGTGTGATTAGTTGAACAGCCTTCATTTGTCTTGTGTATTTCTGATGTTTGACTCTCAGGAataaactgcagctccaacctgatacacagacacacacactgagctccaCACACTCACCTCTAACCTCCAGGTAGATGACTCTGATTGGATCAGTCTTAATGATGGCTCTCTTTCTACGTCTTGATCCACCTGCTACAACTCGACACTCGTATGTTCCAGAGTCTCTGCTGGTCACATTCTTCAGAGTTAAAGACACGTCTCCGTCCTTCAGCTCTCTGTCCTCCAGCTCCACCCTGCCTGTAAAGGATGGATGCTGTTTGGTTGGGTCTGAGCGTCCATCACTGTATAAGAGGACGTACTGTGGCTCCAGGTCAGGTCTGGTCCACTCTACAACTAAGATGGAGACATCAGCAGCCTCACATCTCAGGGTGGCGTCATCTCCAGGGTGCACTGTCACATGTTGGtctgaaaaacaacacacacacacacacacacacacacacacacacacacaccattcagTTCATTCAGTGTGTCTTTAATAAACATCTCTCTGAGTTGATCTCACTGTTTCACACTTCAACCAAAAACTCTGCTTGTGTTTAACCACAGGTTCATCTGATACGTCATCACTTAACTCTGTCaccattcagccaatcacagcacagcctGATGCTCCTCCCCCTGTCTCACCCCTCCTCTACAAACCTCTCTCCAAACTGTACAGTTTGTATGATCACTCCTTTGTGTTTGAAGTCACTGACAAAGTTGAGTACAACACTTATTAACTACAAAAATCCTTTTCGTGTACCCATCgttcttctgtttttctgatttaaaaccagaacagaaaaacagaagaacGTGAAAATGAAGTTTTTAAtctctttattttgtttaaattcGGGGAATACTGGGAGATCTGCGGAGGAACATTTGACTTTGCAGAGGAGCGCTCCATCCTCACCTTATGTAGCCTCGTTATGACCGCACTCCACCCTTATGCagaccaggggcctcatgtacaaagacttgTGTGAATTTTCTACTGAAACATGGCGTACGCTTAAATCCAGAAAACTTCGTACGCACAAAAATATccagatgtatgaatctgtgcgtacacatgaatccaagcacatttcctttgtacat harbors:
- the LOC144459891 gene encoding butyrophilin subfamily 2 member A1-like, translated to MAPFLLLLFPLCAAASDQHVTVHPGDDATLRCEAADVSILVVEWTRPDLEPQYVLLYSDGRSDPTKQHPSFTGRVELEDRELKDGDVSLTLKNVTSRDSGTYECRVVAGGSRRRKRAIIKTDPIRVIYLEVRGAEKENYMGGNTESEHPVNGNFPRGHVGLAAGVVAVLLVAAAVFVAVWRYKRRMYQRSTQPAADEAGNN